One window of the Allorhizobium ampelinum S4 genome contains the following:
- a CDS encoding VOC family protein: MIAIKGLYETHLTVSNLDRSIDFYRDVVGLEFAHRIPSRNVAFFWVGGRDRSMLGLWSIHSSPLRMRLHIAFQTTLDEILRAPEYLKSRGVVPRRGGGSTEINEPVVFPWVPAASVYFDDPDGHSLEFITVLHETPRPEISGTVTFTEWEQMNNRAEL; encoded by the coding sequence ATGATTGCAATAAAAGGGCTGTATGAGACCCACCTCACTGTTTCCAATCTTGACCGGTCAATCGACTTTTATCGAGACGTCGTGGGTTTGGAATTTGCTCATAGAATACCGAGCCGCAATGTAGCGTTTTTCTGGGTCGGAGGACGGGACCGATCCATGCTTGGCCTTTGGTCTATTCACAGTTCACCGTTGCGAATGAGACTGCATATCGCGTTTCAGACCACCCTAGACGAAATACTTCGTGCACCTGAGTATCTTAAATCAAGAGGTGTTGTTCCACGTCGTGGCGGCGGCAGTACAGAGATCAACGAGCCTGTTGTATTTCCTTGGGTGCCAGCCGCAAGCGTCTATTTTGATGATCCTGATGGCCATTCCCTCGAATTCATAACGGTTTTACACGAAACACCTCGGCCGGAGATCAGTGGCACTGTGACATTTACGGAGTGGGAGCAGATGAACAACCGTGCTGAGTTGTGA
- a CDS encoding DUF4105 domain-containing protein, with protein MKLLLRFISVILLSLLVLAALVATGWIALALWYRIPGPEYVRGAAAGLWLVFVLAIISLGRKSLLASVGLFVLSLVVVGIWWHSIKPSLDRDWATDVSRTVTGSVENSIVTLQNVRNFNWTSDTVADAKWETRQYDLNKLNEADMVLSYWGMDAIAHTLISFGFEDGQRVVFSVETRREKTESYSSIAGFFKTYELAFLAADERDILYLRTNMRKEDTYLYPLDIPKQAMRALFLNYVNSADQLAKQPKFYDTITTNCTTVVFDLARQIEPGIPTDYRVLLSGYLPGYLAEHGASVWKLPEPELRKRAAISAKGQAAGNSPADYSSAIRQ; from the coding sequence ATGAAACTTCTTCTTCGTTTTATCAGTGTGATCCTGCTTTCTCTTCTGGTTCTGGCAGCACTCGTTGCCACAGGCTGGATTGCTCTGGCGCTCTGGTATCGCATTCCCGGGCCAGAATATGTTCGGGGAGCTGCAGCTGGGCTTTGGCTGGTATTTGTACTCGCCATCATCTCGTTGGGCCGAAAGTCACTGCTCGCATCGGTCGGCCTTTTTGTGCTGAGCCTGGTCGTCGTTGGTATCTGGTGGCACTCGATCAAACCGAGTCTTGATCGCGATTGGGCGACGGATGTGTCGAGGACTGTCACCGGGAGCGTTGAGAACAGCATTGTCACGCTCCAGAATGTGCGAAACTTCAACTGGACAAGCGACACTGTTGCCGATGCAAAATGGGAGACGCGGCAATATGATCTCAACAAGCTGAATGAGGCCGATATGGTCCTGTCCTATTGGGGCATGGATGCCATTGCCCATACGCTCATTAGCTTCGGTTTTGAGGATGGTCAGCGCGTGGTGTTCTCGGTGGAAACGCGGCGCGAGAAGACCGAATCCTATTCATCGATTGCAGGCTTTTTCAAAACCTATGAACTGGCTTTTCTCGCCGCGGATGAGCGGGATATTCTCTATCTTCGCACCAATATGCGCAAGGAAGACACCTATCTTTACCCGCTGGATATTCCCAAACAGGCGATGCGCGCCTTGTTTTTGAATTACGTGAATTCGGCCGATCAGCTCGCCAAACAGCCAAAATTCTACGACACAATCACCACCAATTGCACCACAGTGGTGTTTGATCTTGCCCGCCAGATTGAACCCGGCATTCCAACCGATTATCGCGTTTTGCTGTCGGGCTACCTGCCAGGCTATCTTGCCGAGCATGGAGCATCAGTCTGGAAGCTGCCGGAACCGGAATTGCGCAAACGTGCTGCCATCAGCGCCAAAGGACAAGCAGCGGGGAATTCACCAGCGGATTATTCCAGTGCGATCAGGCAGTAA
- a CDS encoding LysE family translocator: MPDFSTFMLFAAASLVLTATPGPDMLLIASRSVSQGRSAGFLTYAGIAFGCYCHATAAALGLSQLFLTVPVAYEIVRWAGCIYLLYLAYKTIRSQGAGFSPQSSLKRLSGKRIFTEGLATNLLNPKMALFVLALFPQFVNPEQGSLLVQMLLLATVLNVIGMFVNGVVILLGSRIRNHLSSVRRFPKLPQYLLATVFTGLACRLALGTRN; this comes from the coding sequence ATGCCGGATTTTTCTACATTCATGCTTTTTGCCGCGGCCTCATTGGTTCTCACAGCCACTCCCGGCCCGGATATGCTGCTCATTGCATCGCGCAGTGTTAGCCAAGGCCGGTCGGCTGGATTTCTGACATATGCGGGCATTGCCTTTGGTTGCTATTGTCACGCAACGGCTGCTGCCCTTGGACTATCGCAACTTTTCCTCACTGTTCCCGTCGCCTATGAGATCGTGCGTTGGGCCGGCTGCATCTATTTGCTGTACCTTGCCTATAAGACGATACGGTCACAAGGTGCAGGCTTCTCTCCTCAATCGTCACTCAAGCGCCTCTCTGGCAAACGCATTTTTACAGAAGGTCTTGCGACCAATCTTCTCAATCCCAAAATGGCGCTTTTCGTTCTTGCCCTGTTTCCGCAATTCGTAAACCCGGAACAAGGCTCTCTGCTCGTGCAAATGCTGCTGCTTGCCACGGTCTTGAATGTCATCGGAATGTTCGTGAATGGCGTGGTCATCCTCCTCGGCAGCCGGATACGCAACCATCTTTCATCAGTGCGTCGCTTTCCAAAACTGCCTCAATATCTTCTTGCGACGGTCTTTACTGGTTTGGCCTGCCGCTTAGCTCTGGGCACGAGAAACTGA
- the purB gene encoding adenylosuccinate lyase — MIPRYSRPEMVAIWSPETKFRIWFEIEAHACDALAELGVIPKDAAKTIWEKGGAAEFNVARIDEIEAVTKHDVIAFLTHLAEFIGPDSRFVHQGMTSSDVLDTTFNIQLVRAADLLLADMDRVLAALKTRAFEHKDSVRIGRSHGIHAEPTTMGLTFARFYAEMERNRARLVNARAEIATGAISGAVGTFANIDPSVEEHVCEKLGLVPEPVSTQVIPRDRHAMFFATLGVIASSIENVAIEIRHMQRTEVLEAEEFFSPGQKGSSAMPHKRNPVLTENLTGLARLVRMSVVPAMENVALWHERDISHSSVERAIGPDTTITLDFALNRLAGVVEKLVIYPENMLKNMNKFRGLVMSQRVLLALTQAGVSREDSYRLVQRNAMKVWEQGKDFLEELLGDAEVRAALSEEQIREKFDLGYHTKHVDTIFKRVFG; from the coding sequence ATGATCCCGCGTTATTCCCGGCCAGAAATGGTCGCCATCTGGTCGCCCGAAACCAAATTCCGCATCTGGTTCGAGATCGAGGCCCATGCCTGCGACGCGCTGGCTGAGCTGGGTGTGATCCCGAAGGACGCCGCCAAAACCATCTGGGAAAAGGGTGGTGCTGCCGAGTTTAACGTGGCCCGCATCGACGAAATCGAAGCCGTCACCAAGCATGATGTCATCGCCTTCCTCACCCATCTGGCAGAGTTTATCGGCCCCGACAGCCGGTTCGTGCATCAGGGCATGACCTCCTCGGACGTGCTGGACACGACCTTTAACATTCAGCTGGTCCGCGCTGCCGATCTGCTCTTGGCTGATATGGACCGCGTGCTGGCCGCGCTGAAAACCCGCGCCTTTGAGCACAAGGATTCGGTTCGCATTGGCCGCAGCCATGGCATTCACGCCGAACCCACCACCATGGGGCTGACCTTTGCCCGGTTCTACGCCGAAATGGAGCGCAACCGCGCCCGTCTCGTCAACGCCCGCGCTGAAATTGCCACGGGTGCTATTTCCGGTGCGGTTGGCACCTTTGCCAATATCGACCCCAGCGTCGAGGAACATGTCTGCGAAAAGCTCGGCCTCGTTCCAGAGCCGGTCTCCACGCAGGTCATCCCACGCGACCGCCATGCGATGTTCTTCGCCACTTTGGGCGTTATTGCCTCGTCGATTGAAAACGTCGCGATTGAGATCCGCCATATGCAGCGCACCGAGGTGTTGGAAGCCGAAGAGTTCTTCTCTCCGGGCCAGAAGGGCTCATCGGCCATGCCGCACAAGCGCAACCCTGTGCTGACCGAAAACCTCACCGGCCTCGCCCGCCTCGTGCGTATGTCGGTCGTGCCTGCCATGGAAAATGTGGCGCTTTGGCACGAGCGCGACATCAGCCACTCCAGCGTTGAACGCGCCATCGGCCCCGACACCACCATCACGCTCGATTTCGCCCTGAACCGTTTGGCTGGCGTTGTTGAAAAACTGGTGATTTACCCGGAAAACATGTTGAAAAACATGAACAAATTCCGCGGCCTCGTCATGAGCCAGCGCGTGCTGCTGGCGCTCACCCAAGCCGGCGTCTCCCGCGAAGACAGCTACCGCCTCGTGCAGCGCAACGCCATGAAGGTCTGGGAACAGGGCAAGGACTTTTTGGAAGAACTGCTGGGAGATGCTGAGGTGCGCGCAGCTCTAAGCGAAGAGCAAATTCGTGAGAAGTTTGACCTTGGGTATCATACCAAGCATGTCGATACGATTTTCAAGCGGGTTTTTGGGTGA
- a CDS encoding DUF2259 domain-containing protein, which produces MKLHWLSAAMVAVGSLAALPAAAGDIAAVRPIGFSADGSVFAFEEYGVQSGVNTPYSNIFAIDLNNNTFLPDTPVRLRGDDDKASMAAIRKQSMDQVAKTVQDRGLLDHPGEVVAFNPLSEIGTDPHVLSYRVHASQPTVGEPNTLTLEELDEGAPAACKDQVQTIKGFRLKMTQINGAKQDKVVYEDGHVPASRRCPTGYRLGGVVTYQVPGGNVVQIALVLVMNPSSEGSDGRWLAVPIKP; this is translated from the coding sequence CAGCAATGGTTGCCGTGGGCAGCCTTGCCGCCCTGCCCGCTGCGGCAGGCGATATCGCCGCCGTTCGCCCCATCGGCTTTTCCGCCGACGGGTCCGTCTTTGCCTTCGAGGAATATGGGGTTCAGAGCGGCGTCAACACGCCCTATTCGAATATTTTTGCCATCGATCTCAACAACAATACGTTCCTGCCGGATACGCCGGTGCGCCTGCGCGGTGATGATGACAAGGCCAGCATGGCCGCGATCCGCAAGCAGAGCATGGATCAGGTGGCCAAAACCGTTCAGGACCGTGGCCTGCTGGATCATCCCGGTGAAGTGGTTGCCTTCAATCCCCTAAGCGAGATCGGCACCGATCCGCATGTGCTCAGCTACCGTGTTCACGCTTCCCAGCCGACAGTGGGTGAGCCCAATACACTGACGCTGGAAGAGCTGGACGAAGGCGCCCCTGCCGCCTGCAAGGACCAGGTACAGACCATCAAGGGCTTTCGTCTGAAGATGACGCAGATCAACGGCGCCAAGCAAGACAAAGTGGTCTATGAAGACGGCCATGTGCCCGCCAGCCGCCGCTGTCCCACAGGCTACAGGCTCGGCGGCGTCGTCACCTATCAGGTTCCTGGCGGCAATGTGGTGCAGATCGCGCTGGTTCTTGTCATGAACCCCTCTTCCGAAGGCTCCGACGGGCGCTGGCTCGCCGTGCCGATCAAGCCCTGA